The genomic interval TCTCATCTTTTTTTTCCTAGGGATACTAACAGTCCTAACATCTAAAACATCAACTCCATAAATACCTTCTACTGCTTTTTTAATCTCTTTTTTGTTTGATTTGGGGAAAACTCTAAAAATATATTTATTTTCTTTAGTTAAATCAGTCGCTTTTTCAGAAATATGAGGTTGCTCTAAAACCCTCCAAGCCTGCCCGACTCCGTCTGAACGAGGTCTTGGCGGACGGGCTAAATCTACTTTCTTTTTCGGTTTTTCTTCCTTTTTTTCTTTTTCAACAACTTTAGGTTCAACTTCTTTTTTCTCTTTAACTTCCTTTTTTTCAGCAATCTTAGGTTTTTCTTCAATTTTTTTCTTCTCTTTTTTAAAAAAATCAAATAATTTCATATTAAGATTTTACAAATGTTTCTTTTATTACTTTTATTGACTCTTTCGGCATAATCAAATATTTATAATTTAAAATATCAAGGCAATTTAATTCTTTTGCTTGAATCGTCGCTAATTTAGGAATATTTCTTGCTGATAAAATTACATTTTTATCCATCTTTGGCAAAGCGATTAAAACGCTCTTTATTTTTTTCTTATCTGGCTTGACTAAATTATCTCTTATGACTTTCATCTCTCTTGTTTTCGCCTTATCAATTTTTAATTCATCTAAAATAATTAATCCTTTTACTTTTACTTTTTGGCTCAAAACCATAAAAAGAGCTTTTCTTTTCATTTTCTTGGGAATTATTTTTTTAAAATCTCTCTCTTTAACAGGACCAAAAGTAATGCCTCCTCCTCTCCATAAAGGCGAACGGATAGAGCCTACTCTTGCCCTGCCAGTGCCTTTCTGCCTCCACGGCTTTCTGCCGCCTCCTTTAACCTCGCTTCTGTCTTTAGCGTGCGCGCTATTCTGCCGCCTGTTTGCCATTTGCGAAACAACCACCTGATGAACCAAATCAGAATTAAAAGCAACCTCAAAAATCTCTTTTGGCAATTCAACTTCTTCTTTCTTCTCGCCTTTTTGATTGTAAAGATTAATTTTCATAAATAACTGTTCTCGAACTATACTCGGATTTCCAGCAAGGTGCCGCGATGACCTGGTATTGCGCCTTTCACTGCTAATAGATTATTATCTTTATCAATTTTGACTATTTTTAAATTCTTAACTGTAACTCTTTCAGCTCCCATTCTGCCAGGCATTTTTCTTCCCTTAATAACCCTTTCCGGGAAAGAACTTCCTACTGAACCTAATGTTCTTTGTTCATGCTTCACTCCATGAGTGGCATTTCTTCCATGGAAACCCCATCTTTTCACTGCTCCTTGAAAACCTTTTCCCTTGGAAATACCGGAAATTCTTACTTTATCTCCTTGTTCAAAAATTGAAACATCTATCTTATCACCTATTTTTAATTCCTGTTTGTTATCTAAAGATTTAGCGAAAGCGGGCTTAAACTCTCTGATATATTTAAACTCTTTTCCTTTCATAGTTTTCTTAATTTTTTTTTGCTTGGTAATTTTTTCAAAACCAATCTGAATCGCTTCATATTTATCCTTTTCTTGCATTTTTATCTGTGTAATATAACAAGGTCCAGCCTCAATTAAAGTTATTGGAACCTGCTTGCCTTTTTCGTCAAAAAACTGACTCATCTCCAATTTTTTTCCTAAAATAAATTTCATATTTTACTTAGATTTAATTAAAAACCGGGTATAGCCCGGTTTTCTGCCTTGGCCGATATTTTTATTTTATATTACATCTTGATTTCAATTTCTACACCAGCTGGAAGAGTCAAACTAGTTAAAGCATCAACAATTTTG from Candidatus Parcubacteria bacterium carries:
- the rplC gene encoding 50S ribosomal protein L3; translation: MKFILGKKLEMSQFFDEKGKQVPITLIEAGPCYITQIKMQEKDKYEAIQIGFEKITKQKKIKKTMKGKEFKYIREFKPAFAKSLDNKQELKIGDKIDVSIFEQGDKVRISGISKGKGFQGAVKRWGFHGRNATHGVKHEQRTLGSVGSSFPERVIKGRKMPGRMGAERVTVKNLKIVKIDKDNNLLAVKGAIPGHRGTLLEIRV
- the rplW gene encoding 50S ribosomal protein L23 — encoded protein: MKLFDFFKKEKKKIEEKPKIAEKKEVKEKKEVEPKVVEKEKKEEKPKKKVDLARPPRPRSDGVGQAWRVLEQPHISEKATDLTKENKYIFRVFPKSNKKEIKKAVEGIYGVDVLDVRTVSIPRKKKMRGRILGWKKGYKKAIVKIKKGQKIELLPR
- the rplD gene encoding 50S ribosomal protein L4, whose product is MKINLYNQKGEKKEEVELPKEIFEVAFNSDLVHQVVVSQMANRRQNSAHAKDRSEVKGGGRKPWRQKGTGRARVGSIRSPLWRGGGITFGPVKERDFKKIIPKKMKRKALFMVLSQKVKVKGLIILDELKIDKAKTREMKVIRDNLVKPDKKKIKSVLIALPKMDKNVILSARNIPKLATIQAKELNCLDILNYKYLIMPKESIKVIKETFVKS